CGCCGGCGGGATGATGAGCCCGGCCAGGACAAAAAACGTGATCCACGGCGTGTACCGATCTTTCCTGCGTTGCATGACGAACGCCGCCATCGCGCACACGACGACCATCACGACGATCGACAACACCGTCAGCAAGGTGCTGTTGTAGAACGCGCGCAGCAGCATGAAGTCGCGCGCGCTCACGACTTCCCGAACGTTGTCCCACAAGTAAACGGCGGACGGCCAAGCCATGTTGAGTGCGGACGCCTCTTTGCTGTCTTTGAGCGCATTGACGAACACGAAATAGAGCGGAACCCAGAAAATGACGACGGAGAGCAGCACGGCGACCGTTTCGACGACGATCCTCGGGGCGGCGCGTTTCATAAGTCCACCTCTTTCCGATTCAGATACATCGTAAGCGGGTAAGCCAGCAGCGCGACGAAGAGGAACAAGATGACGTTGCCGGCTGTAGCCAGACCGTAAAATCCGGCTTGGTACTGTTTATAGATGATCGAAGCGATCAAGTCCGTCGTAAAGCCCGGTCCGCCTCTGGTCATCGTCCAGACGAGGTCGAACGAACGCAGGCCGCCGATGAACGCAAGTACGATAACGGCATTCGTGGCCGGACGGCTCAGCGGCACGATAATGTTCCAAAATTTATCCCAAGCGTTGCCGCCGTCGATATGCAGCGCTTCGTAATATTCCTCCGGAATCGACATAATGCCGGCGATGTAGATGACCGTCGCGAATCCGACGCCTTTCCATACGTCGACGAGGGCAACGGACAGCAGCGCGATGCGGGTGTCCCCCAGCCAATCGGGGCCGACGATGCCGAACGCTCCGAGCGCGACGTTGAACAACCCTTGCGACGGGTGCATCATCATGCTGAACGCGATCCCGACGGCGATCGTGCTCACCAGCGTCGGGAAGAAAACGACCGATCGCAAATACGCTCTCGTTTTAATATTGGTCGTGAGGAACACCCCGAGGAGCAAGCCGAGAACGACTTTGAGGGAGCAGGTCACGACCGCGTAGACGAACGTATTTCGAAATCCGATGCTCAGCGAGGCTTCCTGAAAGAACGTTACGAAATTATCCAGTCCGATGAACTCCCAGTCCGCCAGCGTCCATCTCGTCATGCTGAAGAAGAACGACATCACGGTAGGCAGAATGAAGATGACGAGATAAATGAGCGCCGCAGGCAGGATGAAGTAATAGGTATAGGTCTTCTTGACGACCTTGTTCATCGCGTTTCTCTCCTCATGTCCTGTCGTGA
The nucleotide sequence above comes from Paenibacillus sp.. Encoded proteins:
- a CDS encoding sugar ABC transporter permease, which codes for MNKVVKKTYTYYFILPAALIYLVIFILPTVMSFFFSMTRWTLADWEFIGLDNFVTFFQEASLSIGFRNTFVYAVVTCSLKVVLGLLLGVFLTTNIKTRAYLRSVVFFPTLVSTIAVGIAFSMMMHPSQGLFNVALGAFGIVGPDWLGDTRIALLSVALVDVWKGVGFATVIYIAGIMSIPEEYYEALHIDGGNAWDKFWNIIVPLSRPATNAVIVLAFIGGLRSFDLVWTMTRGGPGFTTDLIASIIYKQYQAGFYGLATAGNVILFLFVALLAYPLTMYLNRKEVDL